The Candidatus Manganitrophus noduliformans genome includes a window with the following:
- a CDS encoding gluconokinase, translating into MVIILFGVTGAGKTTIGQLLAKELGWNFYDADVFHSPDNIEKLRQGLPLTNDDRQPWLANLRKAIGEWIQRGENAVLACSALKKSYRQLLQVSNAVRWVYLKGDPALIKNRLEKRSDHFINPALLDSQFETLEEPWGDDVVVVDVNRSPSKIVREIRSASNI; encoded by the coding sequence ATGGTCATCATTCTTTTTGGCGTCACAGGAGCGGGGAAAACCACCATCGGCCAGTTGCTTGCGAAAGAATTAGGTTGGAACTTCTACGACGCCGATGTGTTTCATTCCCCTGACAACATAGAAAAGCTGCGTCAGGGTCTTCCGCTCACCAACGACGATCGGCAACCTTGGCTCGCGAATCTGCGCAAGGCGATCGGCGAATGGATTCAGCGAGGAGAGAATGCCGTGCTCGCCTGTTCGGCGCTAAAAAAATCGTATCGCCAATTGTTGCAGGTGAGCAACGCCGTTCGGTGGGTCTATTTGAAAGGAGACCCGGCCCTGATCAAAAACCGTCTTGAGAAGCGATCCGACCATTTCATAAATCCCGCCTTACTCGACAGCCAATTCGAGACCCTGGAAGAACCCTGGGGCGACGACGTGGTCGTCGTCGATGTAAATAGAAGTCCAAGCAAGATCGTAAGAGAAATTCGAAGTGCATCGAACATTTAA